One Flavobacterium sp. 90 DNA segment encodes these proteins:
- a CDS encoding helix-turn-helix transcriptional regulator has protein sequence MSTSTKPNHIGRKISRIRELKDMKQEALAQALGTNQQAISAIENSETIDEEKLIAVAKALGVTVEAIKNFSEEGMINYFNNFSDNTINGIVNAGTNYNCTFNPLDKLLESIEENKKLYERLLQAEKDKVEFLEKLLKDK, from the coding sequence ATGAGCACATCTACAAAACCAAATCATATAGGGCGAAAAATTAGCCGTATTCGTGAACTGAAAGACATGAAACAAGAAGCTTTGGCACAAGCTTTAGGAACTAATCAACAGGCGATTTCGGCTATAGAAAATAGCGAAACTATTGATGAAGAAAAACTTATCGCTGTAGCAAAAGCGCTTGGTGTGACTGTAGAAGCAATTAAAAACTTTTCGGAAGAAGGAATGATTAATTATTTCAACAACTTTAGTGACAACACTATTAATGGTATTGTTAATGCTGGGACTAATTACAATTGTACATTCAATCCTTTAGATAAATTACTTGAATCAATTGAAGAAAACAAAAAACTTTACGAACGTTTACTACAAGCTGAAAAAGATAAAGTCGAATTTTTAGAAAAATTATTAAAAGACAAATAA
- a CDS encoding helix-turn-helix domain-containing protein, with the protein MPEIIINSFSVAICFLIGMLAIFYLPFNKRGNFWFGIFLVSLGFALLSKIIWQEGLDTKFPYIIPVSELSRFVVAPSFYLSIWYYTHLSKISLGKKVLHFIPTLVFILLISVPYFLSLGNTSDLIGERASRIVGGLMRIVLPVQLIAYWILSYQLLKRHRKGILLFSSQKKERDLKWLQSILIWMLFIIVLFLIMKIKESSFLNSVSTYFYLVLTLFMVYNLLRQKEVFLNDKNENATLENIIYPNIRFQTEKPASRLNEEELLKYKSILNNLLENDEVFTDSEINLASLAGKVGISMNDVSFMINNSYNMNFYALINNYRIEKVKEMLTKKQYNHLTILGIAYEAGFTSKSTFNNIFKKTTGLTPSEYMKKNNPKEV; encoded by the coding sequence ATGCCGGAGATTATTATTAACTCATTTTCAGTTGCAATCTGCTTCCTAATAGGGATGCTGGCAATTTTTTATTTGCCATTTAATAAAAGAGGAAATTTCTGGTTTGGCATTTTTTTAGTATCACTTGGTTTTGCATTGTTGAGTAAAATAATCTGGCAAGAAGGATTGGATACAAAATTCCCGTACATTATTCCGGTTTCTGAATTATCTCGATTTGTTGTTGCACCAAGTTTTTATTTAAGCATTTGGTATTATACACATTTGAGTAAAATAAGCCTTGGAAAAAAAGTGTTGCATTTTATACCAACTTTAGTTTTTATTCTTTTGATATCTGTACCTTATTTTCTTTCGCTGGGAAATACTTCTGATTTAATTGGTGAACGCGCCAGTCGTATTGTGGGAGGTTTAATGCGTATTGTATTGCCGGTTCAACTAATTGCTTATTGGATTTTGTCTTATCAATTATTAAAAAGACATAGAAAAGGTATATTGTTATTTTCATCTCAGAAAAAAGAAAGGGATTTAAAATGGCTGCAGAGCATATTGATATGGATGCTTTTTATAATAGTTCTGTTTCTGATCATGAAAATAAAAGAAAGCAGCTTCCTTAATTCGGTTAGTACCTATTTTTACTTAGTACTTACCCTATTTATGGTTTATAATCTTTTAAGACAAAAAGAAGTTTTTTTAAATGATAAAAATGAAAACGCGACGCTTGAAAATATTATATATCCCAATATTAGGTTTCAAACCGAAAAACCTGCGTCTCGACTTAATGAAGAAGAATTATTAAAATACAAGTCAATTTTGAACAATCTACTAGAAAATGATGAGGTGTTTACAGATTCTGAGATTAATTTGGCTTCACTTGCGGGTAAAGTCGGAATTTCGATGAATGATGTGTCTTTCATGATAAATAATAGTTATAATATGAATTTCTATGCTTTAATCAATAATTACAGAATTGAAAAAGTGAAAGAGATGTTGACAAAAAAGCAATACAATCATTTAACAATTCTTGGTATTGCTTATGAGGCTGGATTTACATCAAAGTCAACTTTTAATAATATTTTTAAGAAAACAACAGGACTTACGCCTAGTGAGTATATGAAAAAAAATAACCCAAAAGAGGTCTGA
- a CDS encoding transglutaminase-like domain-containing protein — MDIDNLLQRNILGGQEYEPLFPRVSCDKTKLGNGNTFDTVRMIKQMVVKYNYQTKEVAKVLQQSSLKETCDKIYWFLYNHIQYKADGIEQNLRSPACAFKQRVSGVDCKTYSIFASCLLANMGIRHYIRQIKQPSFRPDLYTHVYVIVPLNQETGDIKNGYFIIDGTTSNNREPIYTMAHDTDVNLPHYGLNAPSAKGKRKTIATKTTTVAKESNKPVLLGIGAFLTGLFLFGKSN; from the coding sequence ATGGATATTGATAACTTGTTACAAAGGAACATCTTAGGCGGTCAGGAGTACGAACCGTTGTTTCCACGTGTTAGCTGTGATAAGACTAAACTGGGCAACGGTAATACTTTTGATACTGTCAGAATGATTAAACAAATGGTTGTGAAATACAACTATCAGACAAAGGAAGTTGCAAAGGTTTTGCAACAAAGTTCATTGAAAGAAACGTGTGATAAGATTTATTGGTTTTTGTACAATCACATTCAGTACAAAGCCGATGGAATAGAGCAAAATCTTAGAAGTCCTGCCTGCGCTTTCAAGCAAAGAGTATCGGGAGTTGATTGTAAAACCTATTCCATTTTTGCCAGTTGTTTACTTGCTAATATGGGTATTCGCCATTATATCAGGCAGATTAAACAACCAAGTTTTCGCCCAGATCTATATACTCACGTTTACGTAATTGTGCCTCTTAATCAAGAAACAGGCGACATAAAAAACGGCTATTTTATTATAGACGGTACTACAAGTAATAACCGAGAACCAATATATACTATGGCACACGACACCGATGTTAATTTACCGCATTATGGGCTTAATGCTCCCAGTGCAAAGGGTAAGCGCAAAACTATTGCAACAAAAACTACAACCGTTGCAAAGGAATCTAATAAACCAGTACTTCTAGGGATAGGAGCATTTTTAACGGGTTTATTTCTATTTGGGAAATCTAATTAA
- a CDS encoding phospholipase D family protein, producing MAKFITGNDLEKVVYDIIWEAKNMLLIVSPYIKLDDYFKKLFDKHANNPKVHLLIVFGKNEEDVSRSLSKNDFDYFKKFLNVSIIYAPKLHAKYYGNEIKGVITSINLYDYSFKNNIEFGVYSESNLLSSFTTTTDQEAWLTSLEIANDNEAVFIKRPLYEKKLLSTLLGKNYIKSEILHDTTDNFYNRFVNYKQNKLIKKIADFPDDLELGSENTIRPEREEESFTFGFCIRTGQRIPFNPKRPFSDGAYRSWVQFENMNYRENFCHKTGKASFGKTSMRNPIL from the coding sequence ATGGCAAAATTCATAACAGGAAATGACCTTGAAAAGGTCGTTTATGATATCATTTGGGAAGCAAAAAACATGCTTCTTATTGTTTCTCCTTATATAAAACTAGATGATTATTTTAAGAAATTATTTGACAAGCATGCAAATAATCCTAAAGTTCATCTTCTAATTGTTTTTGGCAAAAACGAAGAAGATGTAAGCAGAAGCTTAAGCAAAAATGACTTTGATTACTTCAAGAAATTCTTAAATGTTTCAATTATCTACGCTCCAAAACTGCATGCAAAATATTATGGCAACGAAATAAAAGGAGTAATTACATCAATTAATCTTTATGACTACTCTTTTAAAAACAATATAGAGTTTGGTGTTTACTCTGAGTCAAATCTCTTGAGTAGCTTTACAACGACAACAGATCAAGAGGCTTGGCTAACTAGCTTGGAAATCGCAAATGATAATGAGGCAGTTTTTATAAAGCGACCTCTTTATGAGAAAAAACTATTAAGCACATTACTTGGTAAAAACTATATAAAGTCAGAAATTCTACACGATACTACAGACAACTTTTACAATCGCTTTGTTAATTACAAACAAAATAAGTTAATAAAAAAAATTGCTGACTTTCCTGATGATTTAGAGTTAGGTTCAGAAAACACAATAAGACCCGAAAGAGAGGAAGAAAGCTTTACATTCGGTTTTTGCATTAGAACAGGCCAAAGAATCCCATTTAATCCTAAACGCCCATTTAGCGATGGAGCCTACAGAAGTTGGGTACAATTCGAAAACATGAATTATCGTGAAAATTTTTGTCATAAGACAGGGAAGGCTTCCTTTGGGAAGACATCAATGAGGAATCCCATTCTTTAA